Below is a genomic region from Microbacterium sp. KUDC0406.
CCGGATGGTGGGCGTCCTGCCTGTGGCTTCCGGCCCGTGACCGGTGGTGGTGGCTGGTGGGGTGGGGTGGTCGGGTCTGACGATCCGGGTGGGCGCCGGCGTGTTGCGGCGTGTCCGGGCGGCGACGCGCCGGATGGTGGGCGTCCGGCCCGTGACCTCCGGCGAGGACGACCGAGCCCCGGACCTCAGCGCGGCCTGAGCAGGAAGGCGTTGATCTCGGCGGTCAGCGGGTCGATCGGCAGCTCGCGATCGTCGATCGAGATGATCGGCGCGGCCAGGCGCACGCTGGACACCAGCCATGCGGCATCCGCCGTCGCGAGATCGGATGCCGGGATCTGCGCATACTCGGCGTCGAACCCGCGCTCGGTGAGGTGCTCGTAGACGCTCAGCTGGGTGGTGCCGTGCAGGATGCCGGCGGACGGCGCCGGTGTGACGAACCGGTCGCCGAACCGCAGGATGAGCGAGGCTGTCGGGGCCTCCAGCACGAACCCGTCCGAGCTGAGGAACACCGCATCGTTCGCGCCGCGGCGGTGCGCCTCGCGGATCGCGGCCATGTTCACCGCATACGACAGCGTCTTCGCGCCCAGCAGCAGCCAGGGCGCCCGCTCGGCGGCTCCGATGTCGTAACCGCGGTCGAGAGTGACGACGCGGATGCCCTCGGTGCGCGGCACGGTGAAGTCGCCTGCCTTCGCCGCCGTGGCCCACGCCGTCGGCGTGGGACCGTGCTCGATGCCGCGGCTGAGGATGAGCTTGATCACGGACTCTCCCCGGGGGCACTCGGCCGCGGCGACCGCGACCGCCTGCCGCCACTGCTCGAGGTTCGGGGCGGGCAGCTCGCACAGTGCGGCGGAGTGCGCCAGGCGCTGCACGTGGGCCTCGACCTCCTGAGGGTGGCCGTCGACGACGCCGATCGACTCGAAGACGCCGTCGCCGCGCTGCGTGCTGAGCTCGCCGACGCTGAGAGCGGGGGCGGAGGCATCCACCGTGCGGAACGAGTCGGAGTAGTCCGCGCGCTCCTCGTCGGCATCGGCGGGCACGATCATGAGGGCGAAGCGGGTGACCATGAGACGAGCTTAGATCTCCGGGAATACCTCAGCGCGAGACGCGTTACACTTGATCGGCCGGGCCGCATAACCCCGGGCTCCAACTTCTGCCGCTGCGAGCGGCCTTCCGCCGAGAGGCGTTCTTGCGGCCCGGTCTTCTCATGCCCGCCGGTGCGCTTCAGAGCATGGCATCCTCGTGCCGGGCGTCCCGCAGCGGCGAGAACAGCACGACGAACGCGGCGACCAGGAAGACGGCCGCACCGATGCCGAGCGTCACGCGGTACCCCAGGAAGGTCATGAGCACGCCGGTGAGGAGCGCTCCGAAGAAGAACACGACGCGGTTGATGGTGCGGATGGTGGAGTTCATCCGTCCCTGCACGCGGTCGGGGGCGACGGCCTGACGGTATGAGATGTCGTTGGTGTCCTCGATGCCCATCGCCAGGCAGTAGACGAACTGCGCCACCGCGGCGAGGGTGAGCACGAGCGCGGTGCCGCTCGCGGCGGTGAGCGGCACGACGGAGAGCAGCAGCCAGGGGACCACCACCAGGGCGCGGCCGAGCAGGATCGCCCGCCCCGCACCCCACTTCGCGCCGACGGCCGGGGCGATCAGCGCCCCGAGGAAGCCGCCGGCCCCGCCGACGGCGAGGGCGACGCCGTAGGCCCAGCCCGGCAGATCCAGCTCGCGCAGCACGAACACCGCGAAGACCGTCGTCACGACGCTGTTGCCGAGGAACCAGACGTGCACCGAGAGCGCGAGCGGGCGGAGCGTGCGATGCCGGTACGTGTACCGCAGGCCCTCCGCGATGTCGTGTCCCACGTGGCGCCCAGAGGAACGCGGCTCGGGACGCGACTCCTGCACGGGGATCCGCCACTGCAGGATCGCCGCGACGGCATTGATGATCGCCTCGAAGGTGAACAGGAGCGACGTGCCCACGAGGTGCAGCAGCGCTCCGCCCAGGGCGGGCCCTGCTGTCTCGGCGACGGTCTGGCTCTGCCCGAGGCGTGCGTTGGCCATCACCAGCTGGTGCTTCGGCACGATCCGGGGCAGCAGCGGCTGCGCGGCGGAATCGGCGAACAGCGTCAGCACGCCGAGCACCAGGACGACGGCGGCCAGAGACCAGAATGTGAGCGTGCCGGTCAGCTGCAGCACCGGAATCGACGCGAGCGCCAG
It encodes:
- a CDS encoding aminodeoxychorismate lyase, whose protein sequence is MVTRFALMIVPADADEERADYSDSFRTVDASAPALSVGELSTQRGDGVFESIGVVDGHPQEVEAHVQRLAHSAALCELPAPNLEQWRQAVAVAAAECPRGESVIKLILSRGIEHGPTPTAWATAAKAGDFTVPRTEGIRVVTLDRGYDIGAAERAPWLLLGAKTLSYAVNMAAIREAHRRGANDAVFLSSDGFVLEAPTASLILRFGDRFVTPAPSAGILHGTTQLSVYEHLTERGFDAEYAQIPASDLATADAAWLVSSVRLAAPIISIDDRELPIDPLTAEINAFLLRPR
- a CDS encoding MFS transporter; translation: MGDEAEPDTGPGAARPREPLRARPFALFWSATTIRAFGGAIAGVAFQIVVVTIVDATPMQIGLLGALGVVPYLFLGLIVGALMDRWRRQRALVITSVGRALALASIPVLQLTGTLTFWSLAAVVLVLGVLTLFADSAAQPLLPRIVPKHQLVMANARLGQSQTVAETAGPALGGALLHLVGTSLLFTFEAIINAVAAILQWRIPVQESRPEPRSSGRHVGHDIAEGLRYTYRHRTLRPLALSVHVWFLGNSVVTTVFAVFVLRELDLPGWAYGVALAVGGAGGFLGALIAPAVGAKWGAGRAILLGRALVVVPWLLLSVVPLTAASGTALVLTLAAVAQFVYCLAMGIEDTNDISYRQAVAPDRVQGRMNSTIRTINRVVFFFGALLTGVLMTFLGYRVTLGIGAAVFLVAAFVVLFSPLRDARHEDAML